GGCGTATGGCAGCCGAGCACAGCAGGTGCCCTTCCGCTCCATGCTGCGCGCGCAGCTCATCAGCACGGTGGTGGCGACGCTGGCGCCAGCGGGACGGGTGGCGGGCGAGGCGACGAAGGCGGCGCTGGTCAGCCCGTACACGGGAGGCGCCACGGCGATGGCGGCGGCGGCCACGTCGCAGGCGGCCGCGCTGGTCTCCACGGGCCTCATCTCCATCCCGTGCGCGCTGGCCGCGTACGTGATGACGGGCCCCTCGTGGCTGACGCTGGCGCTCGGGGTGCACATGGTGGTGCTGGTGCTCGTGGGCGCGAGCATGCGCGCGGGAATGAGGGCGCACAGGCTCGGTGCGTGGCTGAAGCGCCGCTTCCATCGCATCGCCCCGCATACGGAGGTCTTCCAGGAGTCGGCGCGGAGCTGCGCGCTGCTGCCGGCCCGGCCCATCCTGGCCACCCTGCTCGGCCGGGTGCTGCAGGTGGTGCAGTACGGCATTCTGGCGATGGCGGTGGGCATCGACGTGACGGTGGTGGGGGCGCTCGTCGCGCAGGGGCTCAACCTGGTGGCGCTGGCGGTGGGCACGCTGGTACCAGGGCAGTTCGGGGTGAGCGACGGGGCCTTCGCGCTGTCGGCCAAGGCCTTCGGCACCACCGCGGCCAAGGCCATGTCCATCGCGCTGATCGCCCACGTGATTCAGGTGCTGTTCGTGCTGATGGGTGCCCTCACGCCCCTGGTGTGGAGGGAGCGTCGGACCCCGGCTCCTAACAGAACCTGATTCTGTTTCCACGACACGGCGAGCAGAGTGACACTCAGCTCGGGGGCGCGGTGGTACCAATACTCCAATGCAGGAGTTCCGCGGGTCCTCCTTTCCAAGACGGGAGAGCAGGTAGACTGATGAGGGGACGCCTGTATATGGCCGCAGCGGTCCTACTCGGGCTCGGGCTCGTGATCATCTATCATCTCGCGCCCGCCAAACCAGCGCCCACCCGGTCCAACGTGCCACAGACGGAGCCGGAATACTTCGCCGAGCGAACTTCGGACTGCGATGTGGACCTGTTGGCCATGGCTCGGTCAGAATCAGGCCCTTTCCAACGTGTCTTCCCCGTGGGCGCGAACCGGCCGCGGGAGCGGCTCCGGCGCAATGTCTGGGAGCATGGCCGCTATAGAATTCGAGGGCGCTTCACAGGCAAGCTGCGTGAGTTCTCCGAGTGTGCCTCCTTCCCGGAGTTCGAGGTGCTCGAATTCAGACCCTGGGGCAAGGTACAGCGCTGCGCGTCCCCTGGGGCACTCGATGCCACGCTGCTGCTCTACACTGAAGACCTCGCGCAGGATCGCTACGCTCCCGAGGATTTCATTGATGGCCCCTGGCCTGCCTCCATTGACGATGGGACCTGTAGACTCATCGCCGCGTGCGCGGTGGACGAGCGCCGCCAGGAGTCGCGCCACGCTCCCGATGATGTCATCGATGGAGAAGAGCTCCCCTCCCTTGATGGCAGGTATTGCAAGCCCACCGCAACGTGCGCGGACGGCGAGCGGCGCGTCACCGCGTGCTCGGGAGACATCTGGTGCTGCCACCTCCTGCCCGCGGATGATGCGCCGGAGCAATGACCGGCGCATGGCCACGGTACTCACCCAGTAGTCACCCCGCACCGCGGGACGCTAGACTGCGTCCCTCTCTTCACCCTGGGAGGGACCCACCACTGACCCGAATCCTGCTCGTCGGCCTCGTCCTCTGCTGTCTCCCCGCCCTCGCGCGGGAAGCCTCGTCCACCGAGCCCCAGGGGCTCGCGGCGGTGCAGGCCCGTGGAGAGCTGTTGTGGGGGGCCGACGCGCAAGGCGGTGCGCCCTACGTCTTCCAGGACCCGATGGACCCCAACCGGCTCATCGGCTTCGAGGTGGACCTGGCCAACGCCCTCGCCGAGAAGCTCGGTGTGAGAGCGCGTCCGGTGCTCGGCCCGTGGGACTCGCTGCTGGAGCTGCTGGCGCGCGGCGACTTCGACGTGGCGCTCAACGGCATCGAGGTGGCCGAGGAGAAGAAGCGCGTCTGCCTCCTCTCGCGGCCCTACTACTCCGCCGGAGAGCGGCTCACCGTGCGCCGGGGAGACCCCCACGCGCCCCACGTGCTGTCCCAGGTGAAGGGCCGTCCCGTCGGTACGCTGCCCGGCTCGCTCGCCGAGCGCATCCTCCGCCGCGAGGGCGCGCAGGTGAGGACCTATGAGGGTGGCCAGGATGAGATCTTCGCGGACCTGAAGCTGGGCCGTACGGACGCGGTGCTGCTCGACGAGCCCATCACCCGGTACTACGGCACCATCGAGCCGGACCTGGAGGTGGCACCGGGCTCCTTCGGCGAGGTGCGCTACGCGGTGGCGGTGCGGCTGGGAGAAGAAGACCTGCTGCGGGCCATCGACGAGGCGCTGGACGAGCTGGCGCGCGACGGCACGCTGCGGTCCATCTACGAGCGGTGGGGCCTGTGGAACCCCGAGACGGCGGCACTGCTGGGCGACCCGAACCCGAGCCCGAGCGGCGTGCCGGAGCAGTACGACGCATGGCGGGCCGCGGTGGGCAAGGTGCCGCCCTTCCTCGAGCGCGTGAAGGAGCGCTACCCGGCCACGCTGGCGCTGTTCGCCCGGGGAGCGCTGATGACGCTGGGGGTGTCGCTGCTGTCCATGGCCCTGGCCGTGGCGACGGGCGTGGTGCTGGCGGTGATGCGCGTCTTCGGCCCCCTCCCCCTGCGCTGGTTGGCCATGGCCTACATCGAGGTGGTGCGCGGCACGCCGCTGCTGGTGCAGCTCACCCTGGTGTACTTCGGACTGCCACAGCTCGGGCTGCGGTTGAATCCGCTCACCGCGGGCGTGCTGACGCTGGGGCTCAACTACGCGGCGGCCGAGGCGGAGAACTACCGCGCTGGAATCTCCAGCGTGCCCGCGGGCCAGCACGAGGCGGCCAGGGTGCTCGGCCTCACGCGGTGGCAGACCTTGCGGCACGTCGTGTTCCCCCAGGCCATGCGCATCTCCCTGCCGCCGATGACGAACGACTTCATCGCGCTGCTCAAGGACAGCTCACTGGTGTCGCTGGTGACGCTCACCGAGCTCACGCGCACCTACCTCAACCTGGCCAACGCCATGCGAGACCACCTGGGCCTCGGCCTCCTGGTGGCCGCCATCTACCTGCTGCTCGGCCTGCCCTTCGCGCACCTGGCGCGCACGGTGGAGGCCCGGCTCGGCCGGCACCTGAAGGCGGTGGCGCGATGATCCGCGTCGAGGACGTGCGCAAGCGCTTCCCCGGCGCGGCCGCGCCCACGCTGGACGGCGTGTCCTTCACGTTGGAGACCGGCAGGCTGGCGGCCATCCTCGGACCGAGCGGCTCGGGCAAGTCCACGCTGCTGCGCTGCATCGTGGGCCTGGAGCGGCCCGACTCGGGCACCATCCACCTGGGCGGACAGGCGGGGTTGGTATTCCAGTCCTTCGAGCTGTTCCCTCACCTGACCACGCTGGACAACTGCGTGCTGGCGCAACGGCTGGTGGCGAAGCGCTCGCGAGCCGACGCGGAGGCGAGGGCGCGCCAGTTGCTGGAGGCGCTCGGGCTGACACACCGGCTGGACGCCTATCCGGACATGCTCTCCGGAGGGCAGCGGCAGCGGGTGGCCATCGCGCGGGCGCTGGCCATGGAGCCGGCGGTGCTGCTCTACGACGAGCCGACGAGCGCGCTGGACCCGTCCCTGCGCCGCGAGGTGGTGGAGACGCTGCGCCGGGTGGGCTCGCTGGGAATGACCCAGCTCGTGGTGACGCACGACGTGGCGCTCGCGCGGGCCTCGGAGGTGGTGCTGGTGCTGGACCATGGCCACCTCGTGGAGCAGGGCCCACCCCAGCAGGTGCTCGATGCCCCCCGGCACGACGCCACGCGCCGGCTGCTCGCGCAGGCCCATGACTGAACACGGTGGCGCACGCTCGCCCGCCTCCTTGTTGCAACGGCTCCCGGCCGTACTCAATCACGGTGGAGGCCCCAGGCCGTGGAGGGGCCTCGGGGGCTGGAATGCGGCAGCGCATCGACGACTACGCCTTGCTGGGCGACTGCCATTCCGCGGCGCTGGTGGGCCGTGATGGCTCCATCGACTGGGCCTGCTTCCCCCGGTTCGACTCCGCCGCGGTGTTCTGCCGCATCCTCGACATGCGCCAGGGTGGCTCCTTCCGGGTGAGCCCCGAGGGTCCCTATCAATCCAGACGCCGGTACCTCGACGACACCAATGTGCTCATCACCACCTTCACCACGCCCACCGGAGTGCTGGAGGTGACGGACTGCATGCCCGTGCGCCTGGCGCTGGCGCGCAGCTCGCGCGTGGGGACGCGGCACTCGCTGCTGCGCCGGCTGCGCTGCGTCGGTGGCGAGGTGACGGCCCGCGTGGTGGTGGCGCCGCGCTTCGAGTACGGGGCCTTCGTGCCACACATCCGCCTCACCTCGCCGCGGACGGCGGAGCTGGTGGGGGGCGCGGACGCGCTCTGGGTGACGGCCACGCGCCCGCTCTCCGCGCACGAGAACGCCCTGCGCGCCCGCTGGCGCCTGCGGCCCGGAGACGAGGCCTGGGTGGAGGCGGCGTGGACGCCCTCGCTCGTCCAGCGCGCCCTGGAGGACATGCCGGACCAGAACGCGATGCGCCGGCGGCTGGAGGAGACCGTGACCTTCTGGCGCGAGTGGATCTCCCACTGCGCCTACGAGGGCGAGTACACGCAGGCGGTGCGCCGCTCGGCGCTGGTGCTCAAGGCGCTCACGTACGCGCCCTCGGGCGCCATCATCGCGGCCCCCACCACGTCCCTGCCCGAGGAGCCGGGCGGCGAGCGCAACTGGGACTACCGCTACACCTGGCTGCGGGACACGACGCTCACGCTCATCTCCCTGATGCTCCTGGGCTACCGGGAGGAGACGGTCGCCTTCCGGCACTGGTTGGGGCGCACCAGCGCGGGCCGCCCCGAGGACGTTCAAATCATGTACGGCATCCGTGGCCACCGGCGGCTTCCGGAGGTGGAGCTGCCCCACCTGGAAGGCCACCAGGGCGCACGGCCCGTGCGCGTGGGCAACGGAGCGGTGAAGCAGCTGCAGCTCGACGTCTTCGGGGAGATGCTCGAGGGGGCGTGGCTCTTCTCGAAGATGGGCGGGCGGATGACGGCGGAGACGTGGGACTTCCTGCGCGGGCTGGTGGACGGCGTGTGCGAGCGCTGGCGCCAGCCGGATCAGGGCCTGTGGGAGATCCGCGACGAGCCCCGGCACTTCATCCACTCGAAGCTGTTGTGCTGGGTGGCGCTGGACCGGGGGCTGCGCATCGCGCGGGCGCGGCGGTTGCCGGCGGCGGTGGGGCGCTGGTCGCGCGAGCGCACGCTGCTGCGCGAGTATCTGCTGCGCGAGGGCGGGCGCGATGGGTGGTTCTCCCAGGCGGTGGGCTCGGACAGGGCGGATGCGTCGGTGCTGCAGCTTCCCGCGCTCGGCTTCCTCCCGTCGGCCCACCCGCTGGTGAGCCGCACGGTGGAGAAGGTGCGCCGGTTGTTGGAGCGGGACGGGCTGCTCTTCCGCTACCACGCTCCGGATGGACTGCGCGGCGGGGAGGCAACCTTCCTGCTGTGCTCCTTCTGGCTGCATGACGTGCTGGTGCACTCGGGGAGGACGCAGGAAGCGGAGGAATTGCTGCGACACCTGCTGAGCCTGGCCAATGACGTGGGCCTCTACGCGGAGGAGGCGGTGCCGGGCACGGGCGAGGCGATGGGCAACTTCCCCCAGGCCTTCACACACATGGCCCTGGTGGCCTCGTGTGCTCAGCTCTCCGCGGGCCGGAGCTTCCAGCTCCCCAGGCCGGGCGCGTACGACTACGCGGACTTCGCGCTCACCTACCACCTCGGCCGGCGCTCCATCTTCATGTCCCACTTCTCGTGGGAAGCGGTGATGTGAGCGCGCGCGGAGGAGCTAACAACCCAGGTGCGGGTCGTACCGGGGCGCGAGCAGCGAGGGCACCACCATCTCCGTCACGTCCCTGCCCC
This is a stretch of genomic DNA from Archangium violaceum. It encodes these proteins:
- a CDS encoding lysylphosphatidylglycerol synthase transmembrane domain-containing protein, whose product is MGSERHELSLGTPASIPLTTRAAERLPALSRPTAVPRPARARVQAVLRPAFAVVGLGMLVLLVRDVGAGELRRVLSRAAPWLPLVFALEVARLSLDALATWVAYGSRAQQVPFRSMLRAQLISTVVATLAPAGRVAGEATKAALVSPYTGGATAMAAAATSQAAALVSTGLISIPCALAAYVMTGPSWLTLALGVHMVVLVLVGASMRAGMRAHRLGAWLKRRFHRIAPHTEVFQESARSCALLPARPILATLLGRVLQVVQYGILAMAVGIDVTVVGALVAQGLNLVALAVGTLVPGQFGVSDGAFALSAKAFGTTAAKAMSIALIAHVIQVLFVLMGALTPLVWRERRTPAPNRT
- a CDS encoding amino acid ABC transporter ATP-binding protein, which codes for MIRVEDVRKRFPGAAAPTLDGVSFTLETGRLAAILGPSGSGKSTLLRCIVGLERPDSGTIHLGGQAGLVFQSFELFPHLTTLDNCVLAQRLVAKRSRADAEARARQLLEALGLTHRLDAYPDMLSGGQRQRVAIARALAMEPAVLLYDEPTSALDPSLRREVVETLRRVGSLGMTQLVVTHDVALARASEVVLVLDHGHLVEQGPPQQVLDAPRHDATRRLLAQAHD
- a CDS encoding ABC transporter substrate-binding protein/permease, which gives rise to MQARGELLWGADAQGGAPYVFQDPMDPNRLIGFEVDLANALAEKLGVRARPVLGPWDSLLELLARGDFDVALNGIEVAEEKKRVCLLSRPYYSAGERLTVRRGDPHAPHVLSQVKGRPVGTLPGSLAERILRREGAQVRTYEGGQDEIFADLKLGRTDAVLLDEPITRYYGTIEPDLEVAPGSFGEVRYAVAVRLGEEDLLRAIDEALDELARDGTLRSIYERWGLWNPETAALLGDPNPSPSGVPEQYDAWRAAVGKVPPFLERVKERYPATLALFARGALMTLGVSLLSMALAVATGVVLAVMRVFGPLPLRWLAMAYIEVVRGTPLLVQLTLVYFGLPQLGLRLNPLTAGVLTLGLNYAAAEAENYRAGISSVPAGQHEAARVLGLTRWQTLRHVVFPQAMRISLPPMTNDFIALLKDSSLVSLVTLTELTRTYLNLANAMRDHLGLGLLVAAIYLLLGLPFAHLARTVEARLGRHLKAVAR
- a CDS encoding glycoside hydrolase family 15 protein is translated as MRQRIDDYALLGDCHSAALVGRDGSIDWACFPRFDSAAVFCRILDMRQGGSFRVSPEGPYQSRRRYLDDTNVLITTFTTPTGVLEVTDCMPVRLALARSSRVGTRHSLLRRLRCVGGEVTARVVVAPRFEYGAFVPHIRLTSPRTAELVGGADALWVTATRPLSAHENALRARWRLRPGDEAWVEAAWTPSLVQRALEDMPDQNAMRRRLEETVTFWREWISHCAYEGEYTQAVRRSALVLKALTYAPSGAIIAAPTTSLPEEPGGERNWDYRYTWLRDTTLTLISLMLLGYREETVAFRHWLGRTSAGRPEDVQIMYGIRGHRRLPEVELPHLEGHQGARPVRVGNGAVKQLQLDVFGEMLEGAWLFSKMGGRMTAETWDFLRGLVDGVCERWRQPDQGLWEIRDEPRHFIHSKLLCWVALDRGLRIARARRLPAAVGRWSRERTLLREYLLREGGRDGWFSQAVGSDRADASVLQLPALGFLPSAHPLVSRTVEKVRRLLERDGLLFRYHAPDGLRGGEATFLLCSFWLHDVLVHSGRTQEAEELLRHLLSLANDVGLYAEEAVPGTGEAMGNFPQAFTHMALVASCAQLSAGRSFQLPRPGAYDYADFALTYHLGRRSIFMSHFSWEAVM